A part of Aegilops tauschii subsp. strangulata cultivar AL8/78 chromosome 2, Aet v6.0, whole genome shotgun sequence genomic DNA contains:
- the LOC109765946 gene encoding cysteine protease 1 has protein sequence MAGRAAAAAVLALVFLVFFAASSSAAAAHVDDAADHGARGLTRRMEADVRAMFDAWLARHGRSYNALAEYVRRFRAFRDNLDFVDAHNSRAALRGGFRLGMNRFADLTNAEFRAAYLGAGAAGRARNAVGDRYRYHAEDVLPASVDWREKGAVAPVKNQGQCGSCWAFSTVAAVEGVNKIVTGDLVKLSEQELLDCSRNGQNSGCNGGIMDDAFDFIVRNGGIDTEEDYPYTAKEGKCDLAKKARKVVSIDGFEDVPADDEASLMKAVAHQPVSVAIEAGGREFQLYESGVFTGRCGTELDHAVLAVGYGKEADGGKDYWLVRNSWGPGWGEGGYIRMERNVTARAGKCGIAMFASYPVKNGPNPKPAPPAPEEKCDRYSSCPAGSTCCCTYGVRNVCLAWGCCPAEGATCCRDRATCCPSEYPVCNVRNHTCAKSKGSPYTVDALPRTPAKRQRTAVSELVDSIFSI, from the coding sequence atggcagGTCGCGCTGCGGCCGCGGCCGTGCTGGCCTTGGTGTTCCTCGTCTtcttcgccgcctcctcgtctGCAGCCGCCGCGCACGTCGACGACGCCGCGGACCATGGTGCGCGCGGTCTGACGCGCCGCATGGAGGCGGATGTGCGGGCGATGTTCGACGCGTGGCTggcgcgccacggccgctcctacAACGCGCTCGCCGAGTACGTCCGCCGGTTCCGCGCGTTCCGGGACAACCTCGACTTCGTCGACGCCCACAACTCCCGTGCCGCGCTGCGCGGCGGGTTCCGCCTCGGGATGAACCGCTTCGCCGACCTCACCAACGCCGAGTTCCGCGCCGCCTACCTCGGCGCGGGCGCCGCTGGCAGGGCCCGCAACGCCGTCGGCGATCGCTACAGGTACCATGCCGAGGACGTGCTGCCGGCGTCCGTGGACTGGAGGGAGAAGGGCGCCGTGGCGCCCGTGAAGAACCAGGGCCAGTGCGGGAGCTGCTGGGCGTTCTCCACGGTCGCCGCGGTGGAAGGCGTCAACAAGATCGTCACCGGGGATCTCGTGAAGCTGTCGGAGCAGGAGCTCCTTGACTGCTCACGCAACGGGCAGAACAGCGGGTGCAACGGCGGCATCATGGACGACGCCTTCGACTTCATCGTCCGGAACGGCGGCATCGACACCGAGGAGGACTACCCCTACACCGCCAAGGAGGGCAAGTGCGACCTCGCCAAGAAGGCCCGCAAGGTCGTTTCCATCGACGGGTTCGAGGACGTGCCCGCCGACGACGAGGCGTCGCTGATGAAGGCCGTGGCGCACCAGCCGGTGAGCGTCGCCATCGAAGCCGGCGGGCGCGAGTTCCAGCTCTACGAGTCCGGGGTCTTCACGGGGCGGTGCGGCACGGAGCTGGACCACGCCGTGCTCGCGGTGGGCTACGGCAAGGAGGCGGACGGCGGCAAGGACTACTGGCTCGTGCGCAACTCGTGGGGTCCGGGCTGGGGCGAGGGCGGCTACATCCGGATGGAGCGCAACGTGACCGCGCGCGCCGGCAAGTGCGGcatcgccatgttcgcgtcctacCCCGTCAAGAACGGGCCCAACCCGAAGCCGGCaccgccggcgccggaggagaaGTGCGATCGCTACAGTTCATGCCCGGCGGGGAGCACATGCTGCTGCACGTACGGCGTGAGGAACGTGTGCCTTGCGTGGGGATGCTGCCCGGCCGAGGGCGCCACCTGTTGCAGGGACCGGGCGACCTGCTGCCCGTCAGAGTACCCTGTGTGCAATGTCCGGAATCACACCTGCGCCAAGAGCAAGGGAAGCCCGTACACTGTGGATGCGCTGCCCCGGACGCCGGCGAAGCGACAGAGGACCGCGGTCTCAGAGCTAGTTGATTCGATCTTTTCGATATAG
- the LOC109765959 gene encoding geraniol 8-hydroxylase, translated as MVAVAVLAPWLAWLVVSLLSVYLLNLLTHARSGLPPGPRPLPLIGSLHLLGDRPHRSLARLARTHSAPLMSLRLGAVTTVVASSPAMAREFLQRHDAAFAARSVPDATGMHAAGSVPWLPPAPRWRALRKMMATELFAPHRLDALHHLRSEKVGELMDHVARLARDGKPVNVGRVAFTTSLNLLSRTIFSHDLTSLDDDSRSGEFQEVVTAIMEAVGTPNVSDFFPVLAPADLQGTRRRLARLFARLHVVFDAEVDQRLRARDAGQPRKNDFLDVLLDVAAREDGKDLLDRQTLRSLFTDLFAAGSDTSSSTVEWAMTELLQNPSSLAKACNELEQVIGRRRNIEEADILRLPYIQAIIKEIFRLHPPAPLLLPRQPEATLKIAGYTIPKGSRIFINIWAIG; from the exons ATGGTGGCCGTGGCGGTGCTTGCTCCGTGGCTAGCATGGCTCGTCGTCTCCTTGCTCTCCGTCTACCTCCTCAACCTCCTCACCCACGCGCGCTCCGGCCTCCCGCCGGGCCCGCGCCCGCTGCCGCTCATCGGCAGCCTCCACCTCCTCGGCGACAGGCCGCACCGCTCCCTCGCACGCCTGGCCAGGACCCACAGCGCCCCGCTCATGTCCCTCCGCCTCGGCGCGGTCACCACGGTGGTCGCCTCCTCCCCCGCCATGGCCCGGGAGTTCCTGCAGAGGCACGACGCCGCGTTCGCCGCCCGGTCCGTGCCCGACGCCACCGGCATGCACGCGGCCGGCTCCGTCCCCTGGCTGCCTCCCGCGCCGCGGTGGCGCGCGCTCCGCAAGATGATGGCCACGGAGCTCTTCGCGCCGCACCGCCTCGACGCGCTCCACCACCTCCGGAGCGAGAAGGTGGGCGAGCTCATGGACCACGTCGCGCGGCTGGCGCGCGACGGCAAGCCGGTGAACGTGGGGCGCGTGGCCTTCACCaccagcctgaacctgctctccCGCACCATCTTCTCCCACGACCTCACGAGCCTCGACGACGACAGCCGCTCCGGGGAGTTCCAGGAGGTGGTGACGGCCATCATGGAGGCCGTGGGGACCCCAAACGTGTCGGACTTCTTCCCGGTGCTCGCGCCGGCCGACCTGCAGGGCACCCGCCGGCGGCTGGCGAGGCTGTTCGCTCGGCTGCACGTGGTGTTCGACGCCGAGGTGGACCAGAGGCTGCGCGCTCGCGACGCCGGCCAGCCCCGGAAGAACGACTTCCTGGACGTGCTGCTCGACGTGGCGGCGCGTGAGGATGGCAAGGACCTGCTCGACCGCCAGACGCTACGCTCACTTTTCACG GATTTGTTTGCCGCCGGCAGCGACACAAGCTCTAGCACAGTGGAATGGGCAATGACCGAGCTTCTCCAAAATCCATCATCATTAGCTAAGGCTTGCAATGAGCTTGAACAAGTTATCGGCCGAAGAAGAAACATTGAAGAAGCTGACATTCTTCGGTTGCCCTATATTCAGGCTATCATAAAAGAGATTTTTCGACTCCATCCTCCCGCTCCACTCTTGTTGCCACGCCAACCTGAGGCAACACTGAAAATAGCAGGCTACACAATACCGAAAGGTTCACGCATTTTCATAAACATATGGGCGATAGGTTGA